A window from Acinonyx jubatus isolate Ajub_Pintada_27869175 chromosome E1, VMU_Ajub_asm_v1.0, whole genome shotgun sequence encodes these proteins:
- the LOC128313437 gene encoding keratin-associated protein 9-1-like: MTHSCCSSCCQPTCCRTTCCRTTCCQPSGCGSSGCGHNCGGSSGCGSSCCQPCCRPTCCHTTCCRTTCCQPSCYGSSGCGHNCGGSSGCGSSCCQPCCCPTCCHTTCCRTTCCQPSCCGSSGCGSSGCGHNCGGSSGCGSSCCQPCCRPTCCHTTCCRTTCCQPSCYGSSGCGHNCGGSSGCGSSCCQPCCCPTCCHTTCCRTTCCQPSCCGSSGCGSSGCGQNCCGSHCCQPGC; encoded by the coding sequence ATGACCCACTCGTGCTGCTCCTCTTGCTGCCAGCCTACGTGCTGCAGGACCACCTGTTGCCGGACcacctgctgccagcccagcGGCTGTGGGTCCAGCGGCTGTGGACACAACTGCGGTGGGTCTAGcggctgtggctccagctgctgccagccttgCTGCCGCCCAACTTGCTGTCATACCACCTGCTGCCGGACcacctgctgccagcccagctgCTATGGGTCCAGCGGCTGTGGACACAACTGCGGTGGGTCTAGCGGCTGTGGGTCGAGCTGCTGCCAGCCTTGCTGCTGCCCAACTTGCTGTCATACCACCTGCTGCCGGACcacctgctgccagcccagctgTTGTGGGTCCAGCGGCTGTGGGTCCAGCGGCTGTGGACACAACTGCGGTGGGTCTAGcggctgtggctccagctgctgccagccttgCTGCCGCCCAACTTGCTGTCATACCACCTGCTGCCGGACcacctgctgccagcccagctgCTATGGGTCCAGCGGCTGTGGACACAACTGCGGTGGGTCTAGCGGCTGTGGGTCGAGCTGCTGCCAGCCTTGCTGCTGCCCAACTTGCTGTCATACCACCTGCTGCCGGACcacctgctgccagcccagctgTTGTGGGTCCAGCGGCTGTGGGTCCAGCGGCTGTGGACAAAACTGCTGTGGGTCCCACTGCTGCCAGCCAGGTTGCTGA
- the LOC128313445 gene encoding keratin-associated protein 9-9-like, translating to MTHSCCSSCCQPTCCRTTCCRTTCCQPTCCGSSGCGSSCCQPCCRPTCCQTTCCRTTCCQPSCCGSSGCGHSCGGSSGCGSSCCQPCCRPTCCHTTCCRTTCCQPSCCGSSGCGSSGCGQNCCGSHCCQPVCCTPVYCTRTCYHPTCCCLPGCLAQGSGSCCQPSCC from the coding sequence ATGACCCACTCGTGCTGCTCCTCTTGCTGCCAGCCTACGTGCTGCAGGACCACCTGTTGCCGGACAACCTGCTGCCAGCCCACATGCTGTGGGTCCAGCGGCTGTGGGtccagctgctgccagccttgCTGCCGCCCAACTTGCTGTCAAACCACCTGCTGCCGGACcacctgctgccagcccagctgCTGTGGGTCCAGCGGCTGTGGACACAGCTGCGGTGGGTCTAGCGGCTGTGGGtccagctgctgccagccttgCTGCCGCCCAACTTGCTGTCACACCACCTGCTGCCGGACCACCTGCTGCCAGCCCAGTTGTTGTGGGTCCAGCGGCTGTGGGTCCAGCGGCTGTGGACAAAACTGCTGTGGGTCCCACTGCTGCCAGCCAGTTTGCTGTACCCCCGTGTACTGCACGAGAACCTGCTACCACCCCACCTGCTGCTGCCTGCCTGGGTGCCTAGCCCAGGGCTCTGGATCCTGCTGCCAGCCTTCCTGCTGCTGA
- the LOC113596286 gene encoding keratin-associated protein 9-7-like has translation MTHSCCSSCCQPMCCRTTCCRTTCCQPSCCGSSGCGHNCGGSSGCGSSCCQPCCRPTCCQTTCCQPSCCGSSGCGSNGCGQNCCGSQCCQPVCCTPVYCTRTCYHPTCCCLPGCLAQGSGSCCQPSCC, from the coding sequence ATGACCCACTCGTGCTGCTCCTCTTGCTGCCAGCCTATGTGCTGCAGGACCACCTGCTGCCGGACcacctgctgccagcccagctgCTGTGGGTCCAGCGGCTGTGGACACAACTGCGGTGGGTCTAGCGGCTGTGGGTCAAGCTGCTGCCAGCCTTGCTGCCGCCCAACTTGCTGTCAAACCACCTGCTGCCAGCCCAGTTGTTGTGGGTCCAGCGGCTGTGGGTCCAATGGCTGTGGACAAAACTGCTGTGGGTCCCAGTGCTGCCAGCCAGTTTGCTGTACCCCTGTGTACTGCACGAGAACCTGCTACCACCCCACCTGCTGCTGCCTGCCTGGGTGCCTAGCCCAGGGCTCTGGATCCTGCTGCCAGCCCTCCTGCTGCTGA
- the LOC113596289 gene encoding keratin-associated protein 9-9-like: MTHSCCSSCCQPTCCRTTCCRTTCCQPTCCGSSGCGSSCCQPCCCPTCCHTTCCRTTCCRTTCCQPCCCGSSGCGHNCGGSSGCGSSCCQPCCRPTCCHTTCCRTTCCQPSCCGSSGCGSSGCGQNCCGSHCCQPVCCTPVYCTRTCYHPTCCCLPGCLAQGSGSCCQPSCC, from the coding sequence ATGACCCACTCGTGCTGCTCCTCTTGCTGCCAGCCTACGTGCTGCAGGACCACCTGCTGCCGGACCACCTGCTGCCAGCCCACATGCTGTGGATCCAGCGGCTGTGGGtccagctgctgccagccttgCTGCTGCCCAACTTGTTGTCACACCACCTGCTGCAGGACCACCTGCTGCCGGACCACCTGCTGCCAGCCCTGCTGCTGTGGGTCCAGCGGCTGTGGACACAACTGCGGTGGGTCTAGCGGCTGTGGGTCGAGCTGCTGCCAGCCTTGCTGCCGCCCAACTTGCTGTCACACCACCTGCTGCCGGACcacctgctgccagcccagctgTTGTGGGTCCAGCGGCTGTGGGTCCAGCGGCTGTGGACAAAACTGCTGTGGGTCCCACTGCTGCCAGCCAGTTTGCTGTACCCCCGTGTACTGCACGAGAACCTGCTACCACCCCACCTGCTGCTGCCTGCCTGGGTGCCTAGCCCAGGGCTCTGGATCCTGCTGCCAGCCTTCCTGCTGCTGA